From the Solanum lycopersicum chromosome 10, SLM_r2.1 genome, one window contains:
- the LOC101265689 gene encoding large ribosomal subunit protein eL21z/eL21y yields MPAGHGLRSRTRDSFSRAFRKKGTIHLSTYLRIFKIGDYVDIKVNGAIHKGMPHKFYHGRTGRVWNVTKRAVGVEVNKQVRDRILRKRIHVRIEHVQASRCTEEVRERIKKNDQIKAEAKARGEIVSTKRQPAGPKPGFMVEGATLETVTPIPYDVVNDLKGGY; encoded by the exons ATGCCGGCCGGCCATGGATTGAGGTCTCGTACGAGAGATTCATTCTCTCGTGCATTTAGAAAGAAAGGTACAATTCACCTTTCAACCTACCTGAGAATCTTCAAAATCGGTGATTATGTTGATATCAAAGTGAACGGTGCAATTCACAAGGGAATGCCGCACAAATTCTATCATGGCCGTACCGGACGTGTCTGGAACGTCACCAAACGCGCCGTCGGTGTCGAAGTTAACAAGCAG GTTCGTGATCGTATCCTAAGGAAGAGGATCCACGTTAGGATTGAACATGTTCAAGCTTCTCGATGCACCGAAGAAGTCAGAGAAAGGATCAAGAAGAATGACCAGATTAAGGCTGAGGCCAAGGCTAGAGGAGAGATTGTCAGCACAAAAAGACAACCCGCAGGACCCAAACCAGGATTCATGGTTGAGGGCGCTACGTTGGAGACAGTTACCCCCATACCATATGATGTGGTTAACGATTTGAAGGGAGGCTATTGA
- the LOC101265083 gene encoding E3 ubiquitin-protein ligase SINAT2, whose product MAPGGGVSSCKELVESWQKVSRFDTTNIHDELEKSITCIGEKFQKCSIHELLECPICRRFMYPPFYQCPNGHTLCTNCKIEATDFCPTCKVELGNIRCLALEKVAESLELPCRHQNLGCHKILPYYRKLKHERHCKFRPYHCPYAGSECSIKGDIPTLMLHLKEDHKVDMHSGCTFNHRYVKSNAQQVDNAIWMLTVFDCFGRQFVLHFEAFSLGMTPVYIAFLRFMGEDNEAKMFNYSLQVGGYGRKLTWQGVPRSIRDSHGKVRDCQDGLIIPRSLAFFFSGGNGEELTLKVIGRIWKESA is encoded by the exons TTGCAAAGAACTTGTAGAATCATGGCAAAAAGTTTCAAGATTTGATACAACAAATATACATGATGAGCTAGAGAAAAGTATTACATGTATTGGTGAAAAGTTTCAAAAGTGTTCAATCCATGAGTTGCTTGAGTGTCCAATTTGTAGAAGGTTCATGTATCCTCCATTTTACCAG TGTCCAAATGGTCATACACTATGCACAAACTGCAAAATTGAAGCAACAGATTTCTGTCCAACTTGCAAAGTTGAACTTGGAAACATAAGGTGTTTAGCCTTAGAGAAAGTAGCAGAGTCACTTGAACTGCCCTGCAGACATCAAAATCTTGGCTGTCACAAAATATTACCTTACTATCGAAAGCTCAAACACGAAAGACATTGCAAATTTAGGCCTTACCACTGTCCTTACGCGGGATCAGAATGCTCGATAAAAGGGGACATTCCAACACTCATGTTGCATCTCAAGGAGGATCACAAAGTTGATATGCATAGTGGCTGCACGTTCAATCATCGATATGTTAAATCAAATGCACAACAAGTTGACAATGCAATATGGATGCTAACA GTTTTCGACTGTTTTGGAAGACAATTTGTCTTACATTTTGAGGCGTTTTCACTAGGTATGACACCGGTATACATAGCTTTTCTGCGATTCATGGGAGAGGACAACGAGGCCAAAATGTTCAACTATAGTCTACAAGTTGGTGGTTATGGCCGTAAGTTAACATGGCAAGGTGTTCCTAGGAGTATACGAGACAGTCATGGTAAAGTCCGCGATTGTCAAGATGGACTAATTATTCCGAGAAGCTTAGCATTTTTCTTCTCAGGTGGGAACGGAGAAGAGCTTACGTTGAAGGTCATAGGTCGTATATGGAAAGAGAGTGCCTAA
- the LOC101265975 gene encoding zinc finger protein 8 yields MEKTKDKETQDFMNVESFSQLPFMRPTKEKAAIRLFGKELLGTTIRHEDQSIEIHDSVGDTTEINNNNRKFECQYCCRNFPTSQALGGHQNAHKRERQHAKRAQYAKYQYNAYFNSALYNTSSTSSTTSGGLYVNNNGHSHYYSQQINRDINENHRSLSALWRVPHVHHSSISSSSNSYSPNNVSNFVRPIVYNNVNGDLKKINTKSSSISLTRFGYELKEGVHQDHGGSNVMILRFI; encoded by the exons ATGGAGAAAACCAAAGATAAAGAAACTCAAGATTTCATGAATGTTGAATCTTTTTCTCAACTTCCTTTCATGAGACCAACGAAAGAAAAAGCCGCGATTAGGCTTTTTGGTAAAGAATTACTAGGTACTACtattcgtcatgaagatcaatCAATTGAGATTCATGATAGTGTTGGAGATACTACAGaaatcaacaataacaacagaaaatttGAATGCCAATATTGTTGTAGGAACTTCCCAACATCACAAGCCCTAGGAGGACATCAAAACGCACATAAAAGAGAACGTCAACATGCTAAGAGAGCTCAATATGCAAAATATCAGTACAACGCTTATTTTAATTCAGCGTTGTACAATACTAGTAGTACAAGTAGTACTACTAGTGGTGGTTTGTATGTGAATAATAACGGCCATAGCCATTATTATTCACAACAAATTAATCGCGATATAAATGAAAATCACCGTTCATTGTCAGCGTTATGGAGAGTACCTCATGTTCATCATAGTagtattagtagtagtagtaattcTTACTCTCCTAATAATGTTTCTAATTTTGTTAGGCCAATAGTTTATAATAATGTTAATGGAGATTTGAAGAAGATTAACACAAAGAGTAGCTCAATTTCTTTAACCAGATTTGGGTATGAATTGAAGGAAGGAGTACATCAAGATCAT GGTGGATCCAATGTTATGATATTGAGGTTTATCTGA
- the LOC101265383 gene encoding probable protein kinase At2g41970, producing MSCCGGREEDVYSGGPPSNQNTVPPRAGNPYAGGASDRAEPRGGTRNGTPQKVLPIEIPVLPLDELNKLTGNFGQKALIGEGSYGRVFFAKLSNGQEAAIKKLDTSSSPEPDSDFTAQLSMVSRLKHEHFVNLMGYCLEANNRILIYEFAAMGSLHDVLHGRKGVQGAEPGPVLTWNQRVKVAFGAAKGLEYLHEKIQPAIVHRDVRSSNVLLFDDFTAKVADFNLTNQTSDTAARLHSTRVLGTFGYHAPEYAMTGQITQKSDVYSFGVVLLELLTGRKPVDHTMPKGQQSLVTWATPRLSEDKVKQCVDPKLNNDYPAKAIAKMAAVAALCVQYEADFRPNMTIVVKALQPLLTAKPAGPESNT from the exons atgtcttGCTGTGGAGGTAGAGAAGAAGACGTTTACAGCGGCGGTCCGCCGTCTAACCAAAATACAGTACCTCCTAGAGCTGGAAATCCCTACGCTGGTGGTG CTAGTGATAGAGCAGAGCCAAGGGGTGGTACAAGAAATGGAACTCCACAGAAAGTTTTACCTATCGAAATACCGGTTTTACCCTTGGACGAACTGAATAAACTGACCGGAAACTTTGGTCAGAAGGCTTTGATCGGAGAGGGATCATATGGACGCGTATTTTTTGCTAAATTAAGCAATGGACAGGAAGCAGCAATCAAAAAGTTGGATACTAGTTCTTCACCAGAACCAGATTCCGACTTTACAGCACAG TTATCAATGGTTTCAAGGCTTAAGCATGAGCATTTTGTGAATCTTATGGGGTATTGTTTAGAAGCAAACAATAGAATCTTGATATATGAATTTGCAGCCATGGGATCTCTACATGATGTATTACATG GTAGAAAAGGTGTCCAAGGCGCGGAGCCTGGTCCAGTTCTTACCTGGAATCAGAGAGTTAAAGTTGCTTTTGGTGCAGCAAAAGGCCTCGAATACTTACATGAAAAAATTCAGCCAGCTATTGTTCATCGCGATGTCAGATCCAGCAATGTGCTTCTCTTTGATGATTTTACAGCTAAGGTTGCTGATTTCAACTTGACAAACCAGACTTCCGATACAGCAGCTCGTCTTCATTCCACTAGAGTTTTGGGGACATTTGGCTATCATGCTCCAGA GTATGCAATGACAGGACAGATAACACAGAAAAGCGATGTCTATAGTTTTGGAGTCGTTCTTTTGGAACTCCTGACGGGAAGAAAGCCAGTAGATCATACAATGCCCAAAGGACAACAGAGTCTTGTCACTTGG GCAACTCCAAGATTGAGTGAAGACAAAGTGAAGCAATGTGTCGATCCAAAGCTAAACAATGACTATCCAGCAAAAGCAATTGCTAAG ATGGCAGCTGTTGCAGCACTCTGTGTACAATATGAGGCAGATTTTCGACCAAATATGACGATAGTCGTCAAGGCACTGCAACCACTTCTCACTGCAAAACCAGCAGGACCTGAGTCTAATACATAG